The following are encoded together in the Sphingomicrobium clamense genome:
- a CDS encoding histidine kinase dimerization/phosphoacceptor domain -containing protein: protein MKPCLHPQEEERLRELRRYGILDTEREKVFDELVEIASDICEAPVSVVNFIDAGRQWFKAEVGLGVRSTPIETSLCGHVILQGDFVEIPDTLQDERMADNPLCTSEPGFRFYAGAVLKGANGLPLGTLCVLDHKPRRLTDRQRRILTVLSKHVMSELNLRLALEQERVLRREVDHRVKNSLASIGAMLSMKARRTSNETLKMELDDAGTRIRSLSSLHAELHELESGDCVDLRSLFERVQADLRSLIPDDAKLSIYVEAIKATPQLANAMLLIVNEFVSNSVKHGFQDGEGSITVVVEGDAQSWTIVCQDDGTATALDAEQAMSKSGLGTRVIHSLANSLNADALWTASGTGMELRVTPKH, encoded by the coding sequence ATGAAACCATGCCTGCACCCCCAGGAAGAGGAGCGCTTAAGAGAGCTCCGCAGATACGGGATTCTAGACACAGAGCGGGAAAAGGTTTTCGATGAACTCGTTGAAATCGCGTCGGACATTTGCGAAGCACCCGTTTCGGTCGTGAACTTTATCGACGCGGGGCGTCAGTGGTTCAAGGCCGAAGTCGGCCTCGGCGTGAGATCTACTCCAATAGAAACAAGCCTGTGCGGCCACGTCATCCTTCAAGGCGATTTCGTGGAAATTCCCGATACGCTCCAGGATGAGCGGATGGCGGACAACCCCTTATGCACGTCCGAGCCAGGCTTTCGCTTTTATGCGGGAGCGGTGCTTAAGGGGGCGAATGGCCTCCCTCTGGGGACCCTATGTGTTTTGGATCACAAACCGCGAAGGCTGACGGATCGTCAGCGCAGAATCCTGACAGTTTTATCGAAACACGTTATGAGTGAGCTTAATCTTAGGCTTGCTCTCGAACAGGAGCGAGTGCTGCGACGAGAGGTCGATCATCGGGTAAAAAACTCGTTGGCTTCGATCGGTGCCATGCTTTCGATGAAAGCCCGTCGCACTTCTAACGAGACATTGAAAATGGAATTGGACGATGCAGGCACGCGCATCCGATCTTTGTCTTCGCTTCACGCCGAATTGCACGAGTTGGAATCAGGTGATTGTGTCGACTTGAGATCGTTGTTCGAGCGCGTGCAGGCAGACTTGCGATCTCTCATCCCAGATGACGCAAAGCTTTCAATTTACGTTGAAGCAATCAAAGCGACGCCGCAGCTGGCGAATGCCATGCTCCTGATCGTGAATGAGTTCGTATCCAACAGCGTTAAGCACGGCTTCCAAGACGGCGAAGGGAGCATCACAGTAGTCGTTGAGGGGGACGCCCAATCGTGGACGATTGTTTGCCAAGACGACGGCACCGCCACCGCACTGGACGCCGAGCAGGCTATGTCGAAATCCGGTTTGGGCACGAGAGTGATTCACTCACTCGCGAACTCACTAAATGCCGATGCTCTTTGGACCGCCTCTGGCACGGGAATGGAGCTCAGGGTCACACCAAAGCATTGA
- a CDS encoding sulfite exporter TauE/SafE family protein, with translation MFDAISPLAAALLPFILVGFAAQIIDGALGMAFGVITQTMLVSFLGVPPATASASVHLVEVFTTGTSGASHLWRKNIDWPLFWRLVPAGVLAGVLGAYVLSSVDASAAKPVVMLYLAAIGIFLFYKAIFFGRRPRVKDPRYTRPLAFIGGFLDSAGGGGWGPVVTSNLLVQGGNPRTTIGTVNSAEFLLTLAVSITFLITLGVSAFSNAVTGLIIGGVIAAPIGAILTSRINARLLLFMVATVLTVSSLFTVAKAWIF, from the coding sequence ATGTTTGATGCGATTTCACCGCTCGCGGCCGCCCTGCTTCCCTTCATCTTGGTCGGTTTCGCTGCGCAGATTATTGATGGCGCACTTGGCATGGCTTTTGGGGTTATCACCCAAACGATGCTGGTTAGCTTCCTTGGGGTGCCACCGGCAACTGCTTCGGCGAGCGTTCACCTCGTAGAAGTGTTTACTACGGGCACGTCTGGTGCGAGCCATCTGTGGCGAAAGAATATTGACTGGCCGCTATTTTGGCGCCTGGTGCCGGCCGGCGTCCTAGCAGGCGTGCTGGGCGCGTATGTTCTTTCAAGCGTGGATGCTTCGGCGGCAAAGCCAGTCGTAATGCTTTACCTCGCTGCCATCGGTATCTTCCTATTCTACAAGGCGATCTTCTTCGGGCGCCGGCCGCGCGTTAAAGATCCACGATACACAAGGCCGCTGGCATTTATTGGTGGCTTTCTTGATAGCGCCGGCGGTGGTGGCTGGGGACCAGTCGTTACGTCGAACTTGTTGGTGCAGGGGGGTAATCCGCGCACGACGATCGGCACGGTCAATTCGGCTGAGTTCCTTTTGACGCTAGCGGTGTCGATCACTTTCCTGATCACGCTCGGCGTCTCTGCATTCAGCAATGCCGTCACCGGCCTGATCATCGGGGGCGTTATTGCAGCACCCATCGGCGCAATTCTGACCAGCCGGATAAACGCCAGGTTGCTTCTCTTCATGGTCGCAACCGTGCTGACGGTCTCCAGCCTTTTCACCGTCGCCAAGGCATGGATATTCTGA
- a CDS encoding peptide MFS transporter — translation MANTNAVAAAGLPDGDSAGTILGHPKGLFVLFFAEMWERFSYYGMRALLIFYLVQHWMFSDSEASIIYGAYTALVYIAPVVGGYLADRWLGQRKAVLFGAVLLTFGHFFMAFEGDGGQDGTIIYVFWLALALIIVGSGFLKANISVMVGQLYPRTDIRRDPAYTIFYMGINVGAALGSLLCGYLGQTYGWSYGFGAAGIGMLLGLIVFMWGKPLLLGRGEPKDPEALKGGKEMGIYALGLAMVALCWLAIQYQDLVGWVLAIFGLGLVAYVLYIAVARLSPDDRDRIFAAMFLIFVSIVFWALFEQAGSSLNLFTDRHVDTGGVPASMFQSINAIYIVLLAPVFAALWTWLARRGWEPSTPMKFGLAVIQVGLGFLVLVWGAQSVGLGVATPVIFIFLIYLLHTTGELCLSPVGLSAMNRLSPAHMASLIMGTWFFASATGNFAAGLIASATGAEGVGEEAGKQVVLDVYSTVGWYAMGIGVVVMILAPFVKKLMHLDTLKDDEDVLEGEAGAGMEAMEAGTHPTTKPTH, via the coding sequence ATGGCCAATACAAACGCAGTCGCGGCCGCCGGACTGCCTGATGGCGACAGCGCGGGGACCATCCTGGGTCACCCCAAGGGGCTGTTCGTCCTGTTCTTCGCAGAGATGTGGGAGCGCTTTTCCTATTACGGGATGCGCGCCCTGCTCATCTTCTACCTCGTCCAGCACTGGATGTTCTCCGACAGCGAGGCATCGATCATCTACGGTGCCTACACCGCGCTCGTGTACATCGCGCCGGTCGTCGGCGGCTATCTGGCCGACCGCTGGCTGGGACAGCGAAAGGCGGTGCTGTTCGGCGCCGTATTGTTGACTTTCGGTCACTTCTTTATGGCCTTCGAGGGCGATGGAGGACAGGACGGCACGATCATCTACGTCTTCTGGCTCGCCCTCGCGCTGATCATCGTCGGCTCGGGCTTCCTCAAGGCCAACATCTCGGTGATGGTCGGACAGCTTTACCCGCGTACCGACATCCGCCGCGACCCGGCCTACACCATCTTCTACATGGGGATTAACGTCGGTGCGGCGCTCGGTTCGCTGCTCTGCGGTTATCTCGGACAGACCTATGGCTGGTCCTACGGCTTCGGTGCCGCGGGCATCGGCATGCTCCTGGGCCTGATCGTCTTCATGTGGGGCAAGCCGCTGCTCCTCGGCCGTGGCGAACCCAAGGATCCGGAAGCGCTCAAGGGCGGCAAGGAAATGGGCATCTACGCCCTTGGCCTCGCCATGGTGGCGCTGTGCTGGCTCGCGATCCAGTATCAGGACCTCGTCGGTTGGGTGCTCGCGATCTTCGGCCTCGGTCTGGTCGCCTACGTGCTCTACATCGCCGTCGCGCGGCTTTCGCCCGACGACCGTGACCGCATCTTCGCGGCCATGTTCCTGATCTTCGTGTCGATCGTCTTCTGGGCGCTGTTCGAACAGGCGGGCAGCTCATTGAACCTGTTCACCGACCGTCACGTCGATACGGGCGGTGTTCCGGCCTCGATGTTCCAGTCGATCAACGCGATCTACATCGTGCTCCTCGCGCCCGTCTTCGCGGCGCTGTGGACGTGGCTCGCACGCCGCGGTTGGGAACCCTCGACGCCGATGAAGTTCGGCCTTGCGGTGATCCAGGTCGGTCTCGGCTTCCTCGTCCTCGTGTGGGGCGCGCAGTCGGTCGGTCTCGGTGTCGCGACGCCGGTGATCTTCATCTTCCTCATCTACCTGCTGCACACCACGGGTGAGCTTTGCCTCTCGCCCGTCGGCCTGTCGGCGATGAACCGCCTGAGCCCGGCCCACATGGCCTCGCTCATCATGGGCACCTGGTTCTTCGCGTCGGCGACCGGCAACTTCGCCGCGGGCCTCATCGCTTCTGCGACGGGTGCCGAAGGCGTCGGCGAAGAAGCCGGCAAGCAGGTCGTGCTCGACGTCTATTCGACCGTCGGCTGGTACGCGATGGGCATCGGCGTGGTCGTCATGATCCTCGCGCCCTTCGTGAAGAAGCTGATGCACCTTGATACGCTCAAGGATGACGAAGACGTGCTCGAAGGCGAAGCCGGAGCGGGCATGGAAGCGATGGAGGCTGGGACTCACCCGACCACCAAGCCGACCCACTAG
- a CDS encoding S9 family peptidase, which translates to MIRTVAIALFLGLASPVAGQTLEPLMPKVRAAMPAPPDFDARIDQRRVIDDGLFLHHPPLKEAVSSDGQWFVGHNQDGGLTIRRVDEAPRRLAGPEGSFRWTAEGARLSDDGRWIAAKMIDDSMVYASTISDMDGAPRTVRFSYAGKDLPEKRLFVLSRDGRTRVELPLSMDYLYLAGFDSDGRGLRYLEADRTGRHVVLNHFDLDDGSVTLLMEERSEDWTIAGYDLGDFYSSRFEGSNKLLLIDDDRFLWTSDRSGKRRLYAYAGNATPWPVSLPDDEILLEVVGIDRTAQIAIVKTAVGDATWPKHRLRSVDLVTLATASLLDAPYVLFADMTTEGIAVEITDLPSTLILRWIDYRGEPIKPDTVADVGFLTDLPVSVEKLELPGAEGDRLRAILVTPDGEGPFPLIDHIYGGPQSQMAEPDPVGRPMIAAMEMARRGFATVFIDARGTPGREAAFAHAQDGRFGAAVIPDHVAAIQALLKTNKRLDPDRVGIMGHSWGGYFALRGMIEGNDLFKAGIMLAPNTNVSEMRVPVEAYQGCLPSECPEAYEQGHLTNRLLELRGPLLIIHGLADDDVLPEVTDRLERDLIAAGADYETVRLPKTNHIVMRDPDHFDRVLAFWKRTLR; encoded by the coding sequence ATGATCCGCACAGTTGCTATCGCACTGTTTCTTGGACTTGCATCACCAGTGGCTGGACAAACACTGGAGCCGTTGATGCCGAAGGTCAGGGCGGCAATGCCCGCGCCACCTGATTTCGATGCACGAATTGATCAGCGACGTGTGATCGACGACGGCCTCTTTCTTCATCATCCGCCTCTGAAGGAGGCGGTGAGTTCGGACGGGCAATGGTTCGTCGGTCACAACCAGGATGGCGGACTGACAATTCGCCGTGTCGACGAGGCCCCCCGTCGGCTGGCCGGCCCGGAAGGATCCTTCCGATGGACGGCTGAAGGTGCGCGCCTTTCTGATGACGGAAGATGGATAGCGGCAAAGATGATCGATGATTCGATGGTCTATGCCAGCACGATTTCGGACATGGACGGCGCTCCTCGAACGGTTCGGTTCAGCTATGCCGGAAAAGACTTGCCCGAGAAGCGGCTGTTTGTGCTCTCACGCGACGGTCGGACCCGCGTCGAGCTACCTTTGTCGATGGACTATCTTTATCTCGCAGGTTTCGATTCGGACGGGCGCGGCTTGCGTTATCTGGAGGCGGATCGAACCGGGCGGCATGTCGTCCTGAACCATTTCGATCTGGATGACGGATCGGTTACGCTGCTTATGGAAGAGAGGTCCGAGGACTGGACTATTGCGGGCTATGACCTTGGCGATTTCTATTCCAGTCGCTTTGAAGGTAGCAACAAGTTGCTCCTGATCGATGACGATCGGTTTCTATGGACCAGCGATCGAAGTGGAAAGCGGCGGCTCTACGCTTATGCCGGCAACGCGACCCCTTGGCCAGTCTCCCTGCCCGACGACGAAATCCTGCTCGAAGTCGTCGGCATCGACCGAACCGCTCAAATCGCCATCGTGAAGACCGCCGTCGGTGATGCCACGTGGCCAAAACACCGTCTTCGCTCGGTTGATCTCGTAACGCTCGCAACGGCTTCTCTGCTTGATGCGCCCTACGTTCTTTTTGCCGATATGACGACTGAAGGAATCGCCGTGGAGATCACCGATCTGCCGAGCACGCTCATTCTTCGATGGATCGATTATCGCGGCGAGCCGATCAAACCAGACACTGTTGCCGATGTCGGCTTCCTTACCGACTTGCCAGTCAGCGTCGAGAAGTTGGAGCTTCCGGGCGCCGAGGGAGATCGATTGCGAGCGATTCTCGTCACTCCCGACGGTGAGGGCCCGTTCCCGCTAATCGACCATATATACGGAGGACCCCAATCGCAAATGGCGGAGCCTGACCCGGTTGGTCGGCCCATGATCGCAGCGATGGAAATGGCCAGGCGAGGCTTCGCGACGGTATTCATCGACGCCCGCGGCACGCCCGGACGCGAGGCCGCTTTCGCACACGCGCAAGACGGAAGATTTGGCGCTGCGGTCATTCCTGATCATGTTGCGGCTATTCAAGCTCTCCTTAAGACAAATAAACGTCTCGACCCGGATCGTGTCGGGATCATGGGGCACAGCTGGGGCGGCTACTTTGCTCTCCGTGGGATGATTGAGGGCAACGATCTCTTTAAGGCCGGCATCATGCTCGCGCCGAACACCAACGTCAGCGAAATGCGAGTGCCGGTTGAAGCCTACCAAGGATGTCTCCCCTCAGAATGTCCGGAAGCTTATGAGCAGGGTCATCTGACCAACCGTCTTCTCGAACTGCGTGGGCCGCTCCTAATCATACACGGACTTGCCGACGACGATGTTTTGCCAGAAGTAACCGACAGACTCGAAAGAGATCTGATCGCTGCTGGTGCCGACTACGAGACCGTCAGGCTGCCAAAGACCAACCATATCGTCATGCGGGATCCCGATCACTTTGATCGTGTTCTCGCCTTCTGGAAGCGAACCTTGCGGTGA
- a CDS encoding cold-shock protein: MTHYGKIASYDGTKGTGTITPEKGGDALMFAKADLKQTDQEPRIDQRFGYDTKTVDGGKRQAVNLQMSQPGNDQTRSH; encoded by the coding sequence ATGACCCATTATGGCAAGATCGCTTCGTATGACGGCACCAAGGGCACCGGCACCATCACCCCCGAAAAGGGCGGCGATGCTCTGATGTTTGCCAAGGCGGACCTCAAGCAGACCGACCAGGAACCCCGCATTGACCAGCGTTTTGGTTACGACACCAAGACGGTCGACGGCGGCAAGCGCCAGGCAGTAAACCTCCAGATGAGCCAGCCTGGCAACGACCAGACCCGCAGTCACTAG
- a CDS encoding cold-shock protein: protein MTEGTVKFFNAQKGFGFITPDDGAGDAFVHITAVEAGGLGTLSEGQRIGYELQDDRKGKQSACNLVAL from the coding sequence ATGACCGAAGGTACTGTTAAGTTTTTTAATGCCCAGAAGGGCTTTGGTTTCATCACCCCCGATGACGGCGCGGGCGACGCGTTCGTCCACATCACGGCTGTCGAAGCTGGTGGTCTTGGCACTTTGAGCGAAGGTCAGCGCATCGGCTACGAGCTGCAAGACGATCGCAAGGGCAAGCAGAGCGCTTGCAATCTAGTCGCGCTTTAA
- a CDS encoding nitroreductase family protein — MTLNDTSSLKSHLATRRSGRPRDLVEPGPSEEELAEILRLAARTPDHGKLVPYRFVVVGKEARDALAALYEQALRRDGAHEAKIAKSVANAHAAPTLVILISSPVRDHKIPVFEQELTCGAAGMNLLHAAHAHGYVGGWITGWPAYDLAITDAFCNEGERIAGLIYLGTSACELEERERPDMGGIVSRWG, encoded by the coding sequence ATGACCCTGAACGATACGAGCAGCCTCAAATCCCACCTCGCCACCCGCCGCTCGGGCCGCCCGCGCGACCTGGTCGAGCCGGGGCCGAGCGAGGAAGAACTGGCGGAAATCCTGCGGCTGGCGGCGCGCACGCCCGATCATGGCAAGCTGGTGCCCTATCGCTTCGTGGTGGTGGGCAAGGAGGCGCGCGACGCGCTGGCGGCGCTCTACGAGCAGGCGCTGCGCCGCGACGGCGCGCACGAGGCGAAGATCGCCAAGAGCGTCGCCAATGCGCATGCGGCGCCGACGCTGGTCATCCTCATCTCGTCACCGGTGCGCGATCACAAGATCCCGGTATTCGAGCAGGAACTGACCTGCGGCGCGGCGGGCATGAACCTGCTCCACGCCGCGCATGCGCATGGTTATGTCGGCGGCTGGATCACCGGCTGGCCCGCTTACGACCTCGCCATCACTGACGCCTTTTGCAATGAGGGCGAGCGGATTGCGGGGCTGATCTATCTCGGCACGTCGGCATGCGAGTTGGAAGAGCGCGAGCGGCCGGACATGGGGGGCATCGTCAGTCGGTGGGGGTAA